From one Scyliorhinus torazame isolate Kashiwa2021f chromosome 25, sScyTor2.1, whole genome shotgun sequence genomic stretch:
- the LOC140402405 gene encoding SERTA domain-containing protein 1-like isoform X3, whose translation MADVGFPFGKGVKRKRHEGDGQPAVQCAPQTFHCGTLLDLSLFKLRQNCVLAERNLHRSVLIANTLRRLQAEIHLESGCSEMPTGRLKPAQPPGQPASGANQVGPVSKPGRETITDLNNNLAGVTKPSLTEVPFCLLSGNDSSLSSAISTILQDLDFVEDLSPPPVQVSPEDDHDHLLPLKPASLDPRAEPRPPDSIFAAFEIADSNDFLIDGSLDAIFEDIDTSMYDIQQGFPAGTCPTSQPLKTTRSSPSIMAHNSRTDFTELENLMDLLAG comes from the exons ATGGCAGACGTCGG GTTCCCATTTGGGAAAGGAGTGAAACGGAAACGGCATGAAGGTGATGGGCAGCCTGCAGTACAGTGTGCCCCGCAAACCTTCCACTGCGGCACACTGCTTGATCTCTCATTGTTCAAACTGCGCCAGAACTGTGTGCTGGCTGAACGCAACCTACACCGCTCGGTGCTGATCGCCAATACCCTGCGCAGGCTGCAAGCGGAGATCCACCTGGAGAGCGGCTGCAGCGAAATGCCCACCGGCCGTTTGAAGCCAGCACAGCCGCCCGGGCAACCTGCCAGTGGTGCCAACCAGGTGGGGCCTGTCTCGAAGCCGGGAAGAGAGACCATCACTGACCTGAACAATAACCTCGCTGGGGTAACAAAGCCAAGCCTCACTGAGGTGCCCTTCTGCCTCCTCTCCGGTAATGACAGCTCGCTCTCCTCCGCCATCTCCACCATTCTCCAGGACCTGGATTTTGTGGAGGACCTGAGCCCACCACCCGTCCAGGTTTCCCCCGAAGATGACCATGACCACCTCTTGCCTCTGAAGCCGGCAAGCCTGGACCCCCGAGCGGAGCCCAGGCCCCCTGACTCCATCTTCGCAGCCTTCGAAATCGCCGACTCAAATGACTTTCTCATCGATGGCTCCCTTGATGCAATCTTCGAGGACATTGACACCTCCATGTATGACATCCAGCAGGGCTTCCCAGCCGGGACCTGCCCCACCAGCCAGCCCCTCAAAACTACCCGAAGCTCCCCTTCCATAATGGCCCACAACAGCCGGACAGACTTCACTGAGCTGGAGAACCTGATGGACCTCCTCGCCGGCTGA
- the LOC140402405 gene encoding SERTA domain-containing protein 1-like isoform X2, whose translation MADVGCVQNLCEGKMFPFGKGVKRKRHEGDGQPAVQCAPQTFHCGTLLDLSLFKLRQNCVLAERNLHRSVLIANTLRRLQAEIHLESGCSEMPTGRLKPAQPPGQPASGANQVGPVSKPGRETITDLNNNLAGVTKPSLTEVPFCLLSGNDSSLSSAISTILQDLDFVEDLSPPPVQVSPEDDHDHLLPLKPASLDPRAEPRPPDSIFAAFEIADSNDFLIDGSLDAIFEDIDTSMYDIQQGFPAGTCPTSQPLKTTRSSPSIMAHNSRTDFTELENLMDLLAG comes from the exons ATGGCAGACGTCGGGTGCGTTCAGAACCTTTGTGAAGGCAAAAt GTTCCCATTTGGGAAAGGAGTGAAACGGAAACGGCATGAAGGTGATGGGCAGCCTGCAGTACAGTGTGCCCCGCAAACCTTCCACTGCGGCACACTGCTTGATCTCTCATTGTTCAAACTGCGCCAGAACTGTGTGCTGGCTGAACGCAACCTACACCGCTCGGTGCTGATCGCCAATACCCTGCGCAGGCTGCAAGCGGAGATCCACCTGGAGAGCGGCTGCAGCGAAATGCCCACCGGCCGTTTGAAGCCAGCACAGCCGCCCGGGCAACCTGCCAGTGGTGCCAACCAGGTGGGGCCTGTCTCGAAGCCGGGAAGAGAGACCATCACTGACCTGAACAATAACCTCGCTGGGGTAACAAAGCCAAGCCTCACTGAGGTGCCCTTCTGCCTCCTCTCCGGTAATGACAGCTCGCTCTCCTCCGCCATCTCCACCATTCTCCAGGACCTGGATTTTGTGGAGGACCTGAGCCCACCACCCGTCCAGGTTTCCCCCGAAGATGACCATGACCACCTCTTGCCTCTGAAGCCGGCAAGCCTGGACCCCCGAGCGGAGCCCAGGCCCCCTGACTCCATCTTCGCAGCCTTCGAAATCGCCGACTCAAATGACTTTCTCATCGATGGCTCCCTTGATGCAATCTTCGAGGACATTGACACCTCCATGTATGACATCCAGCAGGGCTTCCCAGCCGGGACCTGCCCCACCAGCCAGCCCCTCAAAACTACCCGAAGCTCCCCTTCCATAATGGCCCACAACAGCCGGACAGACTTCACTGAGCTGGAGAACCTGATGGACCTCCTCGCCGGCTGA
- the LOC140402405 gene encoding SERTA domain-containing protein 1-like isoform X1 encodes MVLKKGCEKHGHLTSLFPFGKGVKRKRHEGDGQPAVQCAPQTFHCGTLLDLSLFKLRQNCVLAERNLHRSVLIANTLRRLQAEIHLESGCSEMPTGRLKPAQPPGQPASGANQVGPVSKPGRETITDLNNNLAGVTKPSLTEVPFCLLSGNDSSLSSAISTILQDLDFVEDLSPPPVQVSPEDDHDHLLPLKPASLDPRAEPRPPDSIFAAFEIADSNDFLIDGSLDAIFEDIDTSMYDIQQGFPAGTCPTSQPLKTTRSSPSIMAHNSRTDFTELENLMDLLAG; translated from the exons ATGGTTCTGAAGAAGGGGTGTGAGAAGCACGGACATCTCACCAGCTT GTTCCCATTTGGGAAAGGAGTGAAACGGAAACGGCATGAAGGTGATGGGCAGCCTGCAGTACAGTGTGCCCCGCAAACCTTCCACTGCGGCACACTGCTTGATCTCTCATTGTTCAAACTGCGCCAGAACTGTGTGCTGGCTGAACGCAACCTACACCGCTCGGTGCTGATCGCCAATACCCTGCGCAGGCTGCAAGCGGAGATCCACCTGGAGAGCGGCTGCAGCGAAATGCCCACCGGCCGTTTGAAGCCAGCACAGCCGCCCGGGCAACCTGCCAGTGGTGCCAACCAGGTGGGGCCTGTCTCGAAGCCGGGAAGAGAGACCATCACTGACCTGAACAATAACCTCGCTGGGGTAACAAAGCCAAGCCTCACTGAGGTGCCCTTCTGCCTCCTCTCCGGTAATGACAGCTCGCTCTCCTCCGCCATCTCCACCATTCTCCAGGACCTGGATTTTGTGGAGGACCTGAGCCCACCACCCGTCCAGGTTTCCCCCGAAGATGACCATGACCACCTCTTGCCTCTGAAGCCGGCAAGCCTGGACCCCCGAGCGGAGCCCAGGCCCCCTGACTCCATCTTCGCAGCCTTCGAAATCGCCGACTCAAATGACTTTCTCATCGATGGCTCCCTTGATGCAATCTTCGAGGACATTGACACCTCCATGTATGACATCCAGCAGGGCTTCCCAGCCGGGACCTGCCCCACCAGCCAGCCCCTCAAAACTACCCGAAGCTCCCCTTCCATAATGGCCCACAACAGCCGGACAGACTTCACTGAGCTGGAGAACCTGATGGACCTCCTCGCCGGCTGA